The window GTGGCCacggtgttgttgcaaaaatcactttTTGGGAAATTTGaaaaaacagaaatttggtgcTTTACCGGAATTTTTGAAGGGAATATGCATTGTCTATGACAGCGTCTCTTTGTCGGATGAAGTGCATCTATTCACTTTTGTTAACAGTATCCAAAGTCAGCGAACGgagacgcctaatctacatttgcacgtgtatgtttttcccacattaatgttttgttgtgGCTCTGGCGGCTCTGGGGTCATCTCATTACGACAACCTAAAGTTACCTCGTAGGCTAACTACCGCGTAAAGGgattttcaatggtgtcaaattCATGGCTTCATGCCTCTTGATCCTCAGCTGCTttacatacactgtacacatgtcttaACACcatgtgttgtgcatgtacaccagaGGGTTTAGCAGTgtatagtgcttctctattcattattTCTGTACTTGTAGactatacactagactattgtattgcacGAATGCATATCTCAATACACTGGACTATTGGAGggatctcacaatacattagactattgtattggagagatgcacctcacaatacattagcctattgtattggagagatgaatctcacaatacaatacagttgttgtattggagggatacatctcataatacactagactgttgtattatAAGGATGTATCTCACTCAACACGCTAGACTATTTTATTGGAGGGATATATCTCTTAATACATTTAGGCTATTGTAATAATGGGTGGCATGTCACATTTAAATCtctctgttaattaatctgttCTGTTTGACTTGCTCTCTAGACCACCAGAATTACCTTGGTGTAGACGAGAATCTCGGGGCTGTTGCCATTTCTTTACGTCGAGAGGTAATGGAAAGTTCAGTCGGGAAGGAAAGATATCTATACAGAATCATCGCACGGACGTCACACGTAAGTCTATATACATTTCAGTACATAGTCTGATTGCCTGTTAGTCTAATcgtttgtatgtatacatgcacacGTTTCCTATTttattgtctgtgtgtttagttGGTTGCACTGCGTGGAAGTATCCCTGAAGACTCGATTCCTGCCTCATGCAAGCCAACGAGTCGTGGTCTACCTGCTAAAGACGTGCTTGACTTTGTTGCCGGAAGTGAACTGCAGTTGTCGTGTCTCAGACTTGCTCAAACAGGAAACAAGGTACAAAGTACAGACATAACTACAATGACTGACAGGCTCCTACAGCAACTAAACATAGTAAACAGCAAGGTTGAGTCCGTTGATCGTCAAGTCTAGTTGTCTCAAGCTCCTGGTCATGTGATCACCCTGAAAATGAATAGCTAACGTACGTACATGTGTTATTTTCTAATGTGTTGTGCAGGTTCCTGAGCAGTTGTTGAGACTTGATGAAGAGGGACTTAGTTTGAAGTATCGTATTGGTGTTATTTACTGTAAAGAGGGTCAATCAACAGAAGACGAGATGTATGGCAATGGTGAGAGATTATGTAATGAGGTTGTGTAcattttagtgtgtgtgtgtgtgtgtgtgtgtgtgtgtgtgtgtgtgtgtgtgtgcgtgtgcgtgtgtgtgtgtgtgtgtgtgtgtgtgtgtgcgtgcacgcgcacatgtacatgcatatgtGCTTGTGTCCATGCGTATGTGTCTGCTTTATATATCACGTTGTCATTATACTTCATCTCTATCTTGCATATCTAGAAGAGGGAAGTCCTGCGTTCGACTACTTTCTTTCTCAACTTGGTGACAAAGTCATTCTACGAGGATTTGCAGGCTATCGAGCTCAACTTGACACTAAAAGTAAGAAGACTGACACAACAAACCTTTACACATTGTATACTCATCCTTCCATTATGAGTCAAGCAACACCTCAATGAGCTTTTGTAACGGCCAAGAACAAACGAGTACATTTATACCACAAGCCACACAAATGCAACTTGGTGTTTAGAGCAAATCTACATGATGCAGTCTGCATGATCCAAGTCATCATTCATTACAGATAACTCATCTATGGTTTTATGCTGACGTGGGTTGGAACCTCTGTTGGAAGTGCGGGTAGTGGAGATTGTAGGATTACATGACCCGTTGTGTGTTGTAGCCCTGATCGTTTGTCAATGTTTACAACCAGAGATGTAAATAGGTACTGAAGTGTCTTACTTGTGCTCAAGCAAGTTGTACGTGAGTGAAGCAACAGTTTCTCTACAGTGTACACGAGGCACTCTGCGACACTGGTGATGATGGTCACATGATGATTCCTGGTTACAGTATCAGAGTCGTTAGGACGCCACACAGCTTGTGCATCTATGGCTGCTCATGTTTTCAAGAAGTTGCCTTTGGTCTGCATCACAAACCGTCACATCCGGTCGTGGTGCTAGGTAtttaaatattatattttaatcTTTGGTCATCCTAGTAACAACGGAAGCAACTTGATCTTTTTCAGGTGCAATTTTGCCCCTTGCCCTTAGTAAAATTTTGCCCTGATGTTTGTACACCAAAAGTTTGTACACTGACTGACACTGACCCGAGTCCTCCAACGTCTAATTAAACATGTATGTTGATAACGTACTGAAGATACTGATTTTTGTACATATTTTGGGATACTTTGAGGAGTAGATTTTTGTCAAGTCCCATGGTAATTAGTGCTTGACATAAGCAAATCTCTTGAGCTGGCTACATGCTTGGGTATGTATTACTGACATTCAGGTGCTTGTATGCACAACAGTGTAGATGCTACCAGCAAGTTATGAAGCTTGAAAACACGACACTTACTGTAGGGTAGAGAGTCACTACTGACTTGTACTGATTTGTTGACGTGTAATGTTTttaattgttgtgttttatgtgTTTTAGCCGATTCTACTGGGACACACTCTGTGTACACGTCGTTTCATGGGTGCGAAATAATGTTTCACGTTTCAACGTTGTTGCCCTACATGCCGAACAAACAGCAGCAGGTGAGATCATTGCACTGAGGTAAAACAAACAGTAATGGAACAAAATGGTAGTGCGACTTACTCTCACATATATATTTACAAGCAACCCTCCATGAAACCCATGCGAATTACTTGATTTAGAATCCTGAGATGAAGAGACGGACActcaacaggcagacagattctcgagttgtgtgtgtgtgtgtgtgtgtgtgtgtgtgtgtgtgtgtgtgtgtgtgtgtgtgtgtgtgtgtgtgtgtgtgtttgcgtgcgtgcgtgcatgtgtgtgtgtgtgtgtgtgtgtgtgtgtgtgtgtgtgtgtgtgtgtgtgtgtgtgtgtgtgtgtgtgtgtgtgtgtgtgtggaccaGACTCGCGCCATTGGACTTTCTTTGGCACACAACTTGGCCACATATCGTATTCACCCGTAATAACGCACTGTGTGTATAGAAAAGAAGCATTTTTTTCTGGGcttatactagggcatgggcgttattttggtcctaggcgtatacatggtcactaAATGTTGTTgtctggccagtcatcatctaaatacttgaagacagaaataccacaaatgcttgcaattatccatttgcaagatctaaggtactggtatccattcagcatcaacatacagcagaaactaaacactatacacacgtggtcggactgaagcccgtcaagaggATTAGGgcggtaattgcaacgaagacatgagtctagcggcaAGCACTCTCACCTaacattgacaccagctcatcaaacgcacacagacggaggcgaatgttctgcggacccattttgttttgtctgcacatgcgtattctgggcttatacttgggtatgggcgtatagttgggcatgggttTTTTTTgcgggctgaaagttctgacttgtcgcacatgggcgttATTATGGGCGAATACGGTAACAGCAGCTCAATGTAGGATGCATGTTTTGCAGTGAGTTGCTTTGCGATTTGCACTGAGATAAAACAAACAGTAATGGGACAAAATGATAAGTTTAGAGTGCGACTTGCTCTCACACATATATTGCAGACAATCCTCCGTGAAATCCATGCTAATCACTTGATTTAGAAAGCTGAGACATAGAGacatacaagcagacagacagacagacagacagacaggcagacagatagacagactgtctaacgtaatgtgtgtgtgtgtgtgtgtgtgtgtgtgtgtgtgtgtgtgtgtgtgtgtgtgtgtgcgtgtgtgtttcttgtgtgtgtgtgtgtgtgtgtgtgtgtgtgtgcatgtgtgtttcttgtgtgtgtgtgtgtgtgtgtgtgtgtgtgtgtgtgtgtgtgtgtgtgtgtgtgtgtgtgtgtgtgtgtgtgtgtgtgtgtgtgttgtgaatATCTTGTGTAGTGTAGTTTATGTCTCTCTTTATGTATGTACTAGGTGTAATGGACATGTACATTAGCTATTGGTATGGAGCTATAATTCATTTATGGAAATGTATGtgtgaacagacagacagacagacagacagagagacagacagacacacagacagagagacagacaaacaggctgacagacagacaagtgttAGACAGAattatggacagacaacagttgTAATGGTACAGTAGTGTATTTGTAGTGTcgtttgtcattgatattatgATCTGTTTTGTAGGTTTTAAGAAAACGACATATTGGGAATGACATTGTGACTATAATATTTCAAGAGCCGGGTGCCAAGTCGTTCTCTCCTAAAGTCATTCGATCGCAGTTTCAACATGTTTTTATCATTGTTCGTGTTCATAATCCAGAAGCTGAAAAGCCACAATACAGGTAACATGTTCAATGTATTGAGATGCACCCATCTAATACAACAGATGCATCCCTCGAatactgtagtgtattgtgagatgcatccctccaatacaatagtctagtatatgtgagatgcatccctctaatacaatagtctagtgtattgtgagatgcatccctccaatacaatagtctagtatatgtgagatgcatccttccaatacaatagtctagtgtattgtgagatgcatccctccaatacaatagtctagtgtattgtgagatgcatccctccaatacaatagtctaatttATTGTGAGACGCATTGTTCTAATTGCATTCTCTTATTAGTGTTGCCGTTTCACGAAGTATGCACGTTCCTAGCTTTGGACCAGAGCTGCCACCTTACGGCTACTTCGATCCTGGCAAAGGCTTTCGAGAATTTCTTCTAACGAAAGGTCAGAATATCCTCATTCAAACTTCAAACAGTTTCATATACATCACCTTTTACTGTAGCAATTAACAGCGAGAATGCAGCTCGACGTTCTGCTCGATTTGCAGCAATGGCTATGAGAACAAGGAAAGAATACCTCGAAGATTTGGCAAGAAATTACACGACAAGTCAGACACTAGACTCGGCATTTGGATTATATGGTGAGGTGGAACATTTGAATTGCTAGTAAAACTTTGTAACTCCCGAAGTGTTTGTATACCAAAATTTTGTACACTGAGGAGTCAAATATTTGGCATGTGAATCTCAGTTGTATTCTCTCATGTAAGACTTAGCACAcgcatgcgcgtgcacacacacatacacacacacacacacacacacacatacacacacacacacacacacacacacacacacacacacacacacacacacacacacacacacagcatttGGAAGTATCATCAATCTGACTGGAAGAAATGGATCAGATCACACTCAAACATCTGCTCCAAATTCTAGTTTCTTCATTTCTTACTTACTTGCTTGTGCACTACCCTCTTGTATCCAACAGCACCAGCTGGCTCTAGCAAGAACCGTGCTAttatagacaaatggacagactgacagccacacaaacagacaaaccaggCAAACAGAAAATGGAAAGACTAAACAGACTAACAGGCAAACATACGAATGGACACACGGATGgatgaatagacagatagataggcagacaaactgTAGAATGACAGAGaggtggacaaacatacagccAAGCAGTTGCataataattttgtttttttgttgtgtgtttattgtcgGCTGCTATTGTTGGTTTGTTATTACAGGGAAGCTGTTTCCTCGATCTCTTGGGCAAAAGAGGAAGGAGAAGTTGAAGCCATATCTCAGTCTGGAGACGGCAGTGAGAGGAGCAATCACGTGGAATGTAGAGGTGTGACAGACTGCTGTAGaagtgtatgtctgtctgtctctttttctgtctgtttgtcaaagaaATGTATCTGTATAAATCAGAATTGTTACGAGCTAaatctgactgtctgtctgtctgtctgtctgtctgtttggctgtttgcctgcctgcctgcctggctggctggctggctggctggctggctggctggctggctggctggctatgtgtttgtctgtctgtccatcacatatatttgaacttttatctatgaaaCATTCCGCAATGCAAGGTActgtactatgtactgtccaactactacagtatttcccatgcaattatccggttggggcaaccaattattcGACTCAACCAATTATCCCATtgggcaagcaattatccggttggggtaaccaattatccgactcagccaatcaattatcaGATTGGGGCAACCAGTTATCCGATCTAGCTCTGGCAAGCTGTACACTTTCCCGAATGAAACTCTCACCTTGCGTTGCTGGTTAGTTGTTCAGTGCTTTGGGTCACAGTCAAAACTCTCTCTGATGCAGATTGATAGCATCGTGGGAAACGCTagggcaattaattaaggtactACACATGTGAATGTGAGGATCCACCTGTAGTGCGCCGCAACTGAACAGCTCTGCTGTCTTTTCTTTTCGCATCAATCTTATTGACTTGAGAGAAAAGACTACTGCACCACCGACACTCTCAGCCTCACGCCCTCATCCAATTCTGagtgaaacaaattcacaattgCCTAGCGATCGTCTTGGAGAATTTAGAGCTACTTAGACTGTAGACGTAACGTTTACTTTATCAACGTGTGTTTGAGTTGGGTGGTTGTTAATTCTGCTGAGTTTTACAGTACATATCCTCTCTAATCTTGCTTGCACGTGCAGCTTTAACGGTGAGTACATGTTAGCTAGAAAGCGAGTTGAGGCGTATAGTATCTGTTAAGTCATTTAGTGTGTCaggacacaaatctagcagaaGCTGCCGtcttgctgtgacaagagtctgaccctcactgcaacaactgcaactgcgCCGTTTCTCTGTGTGGTCATTCGTGCTGGTGggcgataattaattaccagagAATTACTGATAGTTTTTCCTTcgcgattaattaatatcgAAAACAAGAATTACCCTGTTTACTGGTGCAGCAGTAAGGGCGACAACATCCATCAGTGCGCACTATTATTCCTCTAACCAGCACTTCTATAACTACATTGCTAAAATTAAAACCACAAGTcagataattgattggctgagttGGATAAtcggttgccccaaccggataattgcggataattggttgcctcaaccggataattgattgactgagtcaGATATTTGGTTGCTGCAACTGGATGATAACGAGGGAAATACTCTAgcagtgttcatcaactagaCTAACTAAAAtcgaaactcgtgtaaaacaaaatgagaacTACACTTAAAGCTACAGTGTAATAGCAAAGtttccagtaccagctagtggctgaagtactgAGTGGCGAAaaggtcacatctgttgccttcagacagcgaaggtagcttgtttgtctgtctgtctgcctgtctgtctgcttgtcagtttgtctctctgtcttttttgctatctgtatgtctctcgTCGTTGTgcttctatttgtctgtttgtctgtgtgtgtgtgtgtgtgtgtgtgtgtgtgtgtgtgtgtgtgtgtgtgtttgtgtctttcagtctgtctgtctgtctgtctgtcggtcggtctgtctcAATAAAATATTATGTGGCTGTCcttccatctgtttgtccgccGGTCcgtctttctatttgtctgttagtctctctgtctatcagtgtatctgtctgtataatcacatgcatgcgtgcatgtgtggtgtgagtAAGTTTGTCGATATATAAAAGCAGTGTAACACAATGTCTTTCATAGGCTGATGATTTTGGCACGTGTCCTGAGGAGCGAAATATCTCTTGTGTGTTCGGCGTATCCGTTGACAACGTCGTACTGGTCGATGAGTCAACTAAGGAAACAGTGTTCAGTATTCCTTCGAAGACGATCATTGGGTGGACATCAAAAGATGACAGGTGACTGTCACTCATCTGTGGACACAattttgtctctttgttgggTGGTCTATGtatgtttacttgttttgtgtCTATCTTGCTGTTCTCTATTTCACTGCTTTTCtgtcttgtgtttgtatgattgCCTGTTTGTTAGTTCAGTCGTTcggctttctgtttgttttcatgtACGAGTGTATGTGTTtatatgtgtatgtccattctgtatgactgtttgtgtgtctgttggtccattttttgtttgttattttctctgtctgtctgtttgtctttttctgtctctgtcgtctgtttgttggtttgtctatctgtttgtttgtccatctgtttgtttatatttgtctgtttgtctgttagtctgtctgtttgtatggttatgtctgtctgtctgttggtctgtctgtccatctgtttgtttgtttatttgtctgtctgttgtctgtctgtcagtctgtctgtctgtttgtctgtcgtctgtctctctgttcatctatttgttgttcatctgcctttctgtctgcttgtctttctgtctgtctgtttgttcattcatccgtttgtctgtatgtctctctttctgttttcagtctgtctgtttgcctgtatGTTAGTCAGTTTTGTGTGTTGAAAACTCATTTTCTTCcttgtttatttgtcagtCTGAAAGTCTATTACAACACTGGAGAGTTTATTATGTTGCGGTTACCACGTGGTGCTGACCTCTATGACATACAAGAGATGGTCAAACGACTGTCAGCTGTCAGCTCAGGATGCGAGGTAAACAACCATTATAGGCAATCTACAGAGAGACAGGAAAGACGTGCAGGCACAGgcacaggcagacaggtagacgtagacagacaaacacatggatggagagacagagaaacaggcaTGCAgtaaccaacagacagacagacagacagacagatatacagttGATGtctaatagttcaatgtttgaaaatatatgtattgacagacaatctgacagacagacagacagataaacagacagatagataaatggatggagaaacagacagacagacagactgacagatggacagatagacagatggacagacaggcagaccaacagacaaacaagcagacaaacaaacaggtggacagacagacagaccgatggacagacagaccaacagacagacaaacaagcagacaaacaaatgggcagacaaatagacagacccacacacagacaaacaaacagacagacaaacggacggacggacggacagacaattagacatgcaagctgacagacagacagacagacatatctAACTTTAGTATAAGAAGACTATCCTGTCAATTGTGGTCATGTCGTTACATTTGAAGTTTTCCTTAGACTCAAGAGATGACACTTCGACGCAACGCCACTGGTCAGCTGGGCTTCAGCATTCAGCCACGAGGGCTAGTCGGAGACGTTGACCCCTACAGGTTTGCCTATCAAGCAGGTGTTAGACCAGGGGCAAGAGTAGTCGAGGTCAGTTGAACAAATAGTAATacttaaaatttattaatacatatattaatatgaataaaattttattacaTGTTTTGCTTTTAAATTTGTTATAGTATGTTTGTCTTATGCGTAGTATGATTTTACTTTGATGATGCATTGAACTTTattctttgtttgctgctgctggtcattgtagttgtcattgtttacaataaatatagacagacagacagacagacagacagacagacagacagacaggcagacagacagacagacaatttattctcatacagattctacttgtacatattctaggattttttaaatactaatcagtccttgcaaacaacaaagtcattaactaatggaatTGACCTtcaatgtgacagacagacagacaaagagacagacggacagacagacagacaaagagacagacagacagacaaagagacaagcacacagacagagacagacagacaaagacagacagacaaagacagacagacaaagacagacagacaagacagacagagacagacacactagacagacagacagacagacagttgtacATAGTATACGTCTAAACATGATTTTTATTTGCATCTGTATGGTTTGAAACAGTCTAATGTTTCTATTCGATTTTGTTTTGGTTTCTAGATTGGTGACATTCCCGTGTGCTTTCTCGATCACGAGCAAACAGTTGAGCTTCTTCGTGTCGCTGGCTCAGTCAAAGTGATGGTCATACCACCTCTACTGGATGGTCAATCACGAGGGTAATGCATAGCTTGTgaatgtttgttaattaatttagaatttattaattaatatgttaaaatttgtttatttattatttatttatttatttatgtatatattaataattttttatttagttttatttattaattaatttagtattACTACTAGATTgttgctgttaattaatttattaatattgacACATGGTTTTATATTTCattgatttttatttattaatatattttgtaattaaataatttattttttattttttatctaCTACACTCTatcatttttattatttatttattaatatattgtacaTTTTATActacaactttattgatatcaatagcttgAACTACAACAATATtggcaacacactgctacaacaattGTGATTAGAAGAAACTATGTCAAATAGaaagaacaacaagaaaaggcttataccccattcacacgagcacagttCCAAACTGGGCCGAGTCGAGCTGAGTCAGCCTGGACTAGTAAAGCGCTGAGCCAGCTCTTGTTTACACGACGTGTAGAGAAACATGAGCCAGCCGAGATAGTAGGTGTGTTCCTTGCTGCGCACGCTAGCTATGTGGTTTGTAGAGACACTGCACACCCGTGAATATGTCGCTTCAGCCTTCAATTTAAACCTGGATGCTGTTCTCACCTCACAATTCAATGAGGTACAAGGTTCCGTGCTCTGACCAAGCCATTTTCGTATCTAGTGAGCATGCGTGGCAGTCAGCGTGGCTTGGCCCACATTCACACGAATATTTGAAGCCACGCTGACCCGGGCCAACTCGTGCTGGCGCGGCAAGTTGTGGTGGcacggctcggctcggctcggcccGCATTCACACGATGATTTCATTCAGTGCTGACCCGTGCCAGCCCGCGCTGGCTCGGTTCGGagagctcgtgtgaatgggctATTAGTGAGTGAGCTTGAGACGAGCCTCACTGTGCGCAATGTCCATCATGTCTATTTGAGTGGACAAtgtactctctgttcgcgctGACCTTTCGCTCtgaagtgactaatgatgcagctgtatttgtttgccactctcagatgttaagtgatatcccattaacaatctagaggtcatattacaatacaaagatgttagaCGACAGTAGAGGAAGttgcaggctatcaagacgaaacagaacgagaagaggagtcagaaataccaagcaactactcgcgaaacaagagcaactgtgacTTGATACGAAGGCAGCGgaccgtttagtgaccttgctaattggctacttcctctattggcaacattcttgttgtaaagTCTCACCTTCTTAATGAGTTAAAAATCCTAAcaactcttgatatgcaaaagccttatcaaacTGCCTGTGTAATGCATACACAAGCGGTACTCTAACTATTGGAAATCTGGGAACttgcggtttctaacgataccaagatcatcacTGTCCGCCCTATTGTGtagaagttattacagattttcaaagcacaaggtcaacacaaacagagagtagttTTGGCTTGTCCCTCGAACACACAGAATTGCGGATCGTAAATAGAGCAAGAGTTAGTCTGCATCTAATCGTAGACATTGTTTGTGCATAAGAGGTATTGTGATTGTTTGAAAACTTTTGTACAAGTatgttttattattaattaaatattttatatttatgtatattattgattattctttacataaataattttaaaagaattactaattaattatgcttaatataattaatttgtttgcacttataatgaaattatttattttagtattattattttatttagatGTTTACTAGTGTCTGTGTTTGCCATTTTAGGGCTCTTTTGCAGAGGCCTTTGAGTTGGTCGTCTCTGTTGCCGCAGATCACTTCAGAGCCGATGAAACACGAGGCAGAGACTCTGGAGGCGAAGGCTGTTTTACGCAAACGGATGTGTGTACTAGAAAGACCAAATAGTGCAGACAGGTTGCTCGAAAAGAGGAAATTGGAGTCAAGGTGATTTGATTGTAGATAATTGGGGgtgggtgtggtgtggtgaATCTCGCAATacagactgttgtattggagggatgcatctcataatacgttagactattgtattgaagggatgcatctcacaatacactagactgttgtattggagggatgcatcttacaatacactagactgttgtattggagggatgcatgccacaatacactaaactattatattggagggatgcatctcacagtacagcAGATTATTCTCTTGATATGTAAGGCATTTCACTTCTTTGCTGGACATGTATGGTTTATTCTACATTACAGAAACAGAACCGCTGGCTCTTTACCCGATCTGAGTACAGAAACAAGATGGTATGAGAGTAGTTCTGATGAGGCAGTAATGTCTGAAGAGGATAAGAGGTGAGGAAGGCACTTGCACTGCAGTGTGACAGACATTCAGACTGACACATGAATGGGctgacagacggatagacagacagacagacagacaaacattaaaATCTTGACATGAGTCAGTTCTTTTGCTATTAGTGGTCACAGACTTCGGACTTGTTAGTTAGCATCTTCTAGAGATGTCGTGGAAACATATTTGAGAGAGAAATAAATGATCTttgacaggcaggcaggcagacaggcaaacaggcagatggacagacagacagacagacagacatacagacagacagtgaaaaACCAGGGACATATTGACATGAATAGTGCATATGTAGATACTTAATTAGATACAGACAGTAGATAGACATGCTGTATTGACATGTGTAAAGTTACTTGGACGGACATCTGTACAGatgcatgtacatacagacgaacagacacaagGATGTGCACCTAGAGAGACATGTGTACAGACATCTAGACTGACATATGGACATAcatctagacagacacatggacagacatctagacaggcagatggtcagacacatggacagacatctagacacacacatgggcagacatctggacagacacatggacatacatctagacagacacatggacatacaTCTTGGCAGACACGAGAACAAACGtttagacagacacatggacagacatctagacagacacatgagtagacatctagacagacacgtggacagacatatagacagactcatggacagacatctagacagacacatggacagacatctagacagacgcatggacagacatctagacagacgcatggacagacatctagacagacacatggacagacacatggaca of the Corticium candelabrum chromosome 2, ooCorCand1.1, whole genome shotgun sequence genome contains:
- the LOC134198195 gene encoding signal-induced proliferation-associated 1-like protein 1, which encodes MLRDDSETSNTVAISPEGAATDVHSSTNQRRAFLPMGSSRNGFCSEGMANVARSVDDNVSAAVPIVKMRYRSSPTEGSKAADRNSFFDLLAAHRTADALRDQRSPGPPLGRQYFSPGELADEDSSQHSSPGSTGNSRQSPLHWLVKMGVAEHDGNLPISIRRPKKEERAVSPPIKRVKQQPSTFLKRLRSGSSEMSLDKTETERLKKRAFAHYDTQSMASSLTKSPVNSPADINKNTGASAISQQWDEIDDEEQASNDLLASCPFFRNEISQSHKPDVRSNGMFSVKVGSTQRRRVSRAADTVMESKRRRDSDVSDHQGGDKNSWLFRENLRGNESRDPEREMFEFVDYGALYYRKFFYNLDHQNYLGVDENLGAVAISLRREVMESSVGKERYLYRIIARTSHLVALRGSIPEDSIPASCKPTSRGLPAKDVLDFVAGSELQLSCLRLAQTGNKVPEQLLRLDEEGLSLKYRIGVIYCKEGQSTEDEMYGNEEGSPAFDYFLSQLGDKVILRGFAGYRAQLDTKTDSTGTHSVYTSFHGCEIMFHVSTLLPYMPNKQQQVLRKRHIGNDIVTIIFQEPGAKSFSPKVIRSQFQHVFIIVRVHNPEAEKPQYSVAVSRSMHVPSFGPELPPYGYFDPGKGFREFLLTKAINSENAARRSARFAAMAMRTRKEYLEDLARNYTTSQTLDSAFGLYGKLFPRSLGQKRKEKLKPYLSLETAVRGAITWNVEADDFGTCPEERNISCVFGVSVDNVVLVDESTKETVFSIPSKTIIGWTSKDDSLKVYYNTGEFIMLRLPRGADLYDIQEMVKRLSAVSSGCETQEMTLRRNATGQLGFSIQPRGLVGDVDPYRFAYQAGVRPGARVVEIGDIPVCFLDHEQTVELLRVAGSVKVMVIPPLLDGQSRGALLQRPLSWSSLLPQITSEPMKHEAETLEAKAVLRKRMCVLERPNSADRLLEKRKLESRNRTAGSLPDLSTETRWYESSSDEAVMSEEDKSSLGQLSYVSSEAHDNDPTSTQHFPLDSSQGNIPSHLRQTSPLAVDDVEVNMTSNNVSGHETDDEEEVAKMDTEETKEDEEMEEYSSPVVVEVQRLPVQSQSQPQLSLVSISTLAKPRVATIADLSCPVMPESRLSPSVMRKESVERVSSDEGSPFVERRRKEDERPSDEMVQLVSQAMTKIGDLEKQVQQLSSQLRSVSIENERLNKQLVSEKKENESLRVEARRAASELRDFTDWFYQQQFHLVVQEDF